CGGGCATTTCCGCGGGAGGAACGCGCGCCAGCTCCAGCACCTTGATGCCGTCGAGAACTCCCATGCTGTTCCTCCTTGGATCGACCCCCTCACCCTGCCCTCTCCCCCACTGGGGGAGAGGGATCACTAAAGGACGAACTTTGCCTCTCTCCCAACAGGAGAGGGAAGTTCGAACCCCTCTCCCCTCAGGGGAGAGGGCAGGGTGAGGGGTGGTTAGCGATACGCGTCGGGCGCCTTGATGGCGGACGCCCAGAACACGGGGTCATGGCTCGGAAAGATGCGCCCGTTCATGAGGCGCGCCACCGTCTTGAGCCGCTTGATGGAGTGCATGGCCCGCGTCGGGTCCCAGACGACGCCGGGCGGGATCTCCTTGTCGATGGACTCCTGCCAGTAGCAGCAATCGCCGGCGAGGATCACGGGCCCCGTCTGGGGCAGCTCGATCAGGAGCGATTGATGCCCGGGCGTGTGCCCGTCGCTCCGGAGCGCGGTGACGCCGGGCACGATCTCCGTGTCGCCGTCGAGGAGCCGCCAGCGATAACCGGGCAGGTCGAAGTTCTTCTTGTAGTAATAACCCGAGAAGAATCCCGCCGGGTAACTGGCATACGCGTACTCATCCTGCTGAGCCACGAGCTCCGACTTCGCGAAGAGGAAGGTGCCGCCCGCGTGATCGAAATGCAGGTGTGAGAGCACCACCACATCGACATTCTCGGGCTCGATTCCGACCGAGTCGAGCCGGTTCACGAGCAGGTCGGCTTCCGTGAAGTCCGCCAGGGAGTCGTTTCTCAGGAGGCCGGGCACGGCGCGCGGCGAGAGGCCGGTGTCGAAGAGGATGGCGGTGTCCGAGGTCTTGATGAGGTAGCAGGCGATGGGGATGCGCACCCTCTCGGCCGAGCGCTCGCCGAAGAAAAGGCCGCTCTTCTCGAAGCCCATGAAGCCGTTCTGCAGCGCGTAGAGCGCCTGAACGGACATGACTATCGGGCGGCTTTGCGGGCAGCGCGGAGGCGCGCGGGCTTGCGCCTCGGCGCCGGCTCTTGCGGATCGTAGACCCAGATCTTGTGCGAGGCGACGAGGCCCATCGTGATGATGCGCCCCTCGAGATCCACGGAGATGGTGCCCGCATAGGGCGCCACCTCGGTGACGGTCAGCCGGCTGCCCGGGCGGATGCCGCTCTCCCAGAGGAAGCGCAGGAGCTGGCGATCCGCCTCCGCCTCCTCCGTGATGCGTTCGACCACGAAGGTCGAGCCGGCCGGGGCCTGGGAAAGGGGGATGGGGTTGTGCGCCTCGGGCTCCGGCATGCCCGGGATCGGATTGCCGTGGGGGCAGGTGCTCGGCATGCCGAGGATGGTGGCCAGCCGCTCCTCTACTACGGGCGAGAGCGCGTGCTCGAGCCGGTGGGCTTCATCATGCGCACGCGACCAGTCGAGCCCGAGCACGTCCGTGAGCCAGCGCTCGATGAGCCGGTGGCGCCTCGCCATGGTGAGGGCGATGTCCAGGCCCTTGGGAGTGAGCCGGATCTCCTTCTTGCCCGCTACCCTGACATAGCCCTCGCGCTGCATGCGCCGCAGGGCCTCGGTGATGGACGGCGCCGAGATGTGCATGTGCCGGGCGAGCCGCGCGCCGATCACGGGCTTGTCGCTGCCCGCGAGATCGTAGATCGCGCCCAGATAATCCTGGATGGCCGGGGTCGTTTCCATGCGTCGAGGATACTCCCGGGGCTTTCCGCGGGGCAAGTCCGTGCTATTCTTTCTGAGTTTTCGTTCGCCTCGGACGGCGGGGCCCCAGCCCCGCGAGCGTCCTGCGGCTCGCACTTCAAAGGCCGGCAGGGAGGCCACGATGGACTTCGCGCTCACCGAGCAGCAGGAGCTGATCCGCAAGGAGGTCGCCGCCCTGGCCCGGACCTTCTCTCTGAACTACTGGCTCGAGAAGGACAGGAAGGCGGAGTACCCGACGGAGTTCGTCAAGGCCTTCGCCGACAACGGCTGGCTCGGGCTCATGATCCCCGAGGCCTATGGCGGGGCCGGCCTCGGCGTCACCGAGGCTGCTCTCATGCTCCACGAGATCTGCGCCTCGGGGGCCGGCACCTCGGGCGCCTCGCCCATTCACTTCTACTGCTTCCCGCCCGAGCCCGTGGTGCGCTACGGTACGGACGAGCTCAAGAATCGCGAGCTGCCGAAGATCGTGACGGGCGAGACCGTCATGGCCTTCGGCGTCACCGAGCCCAATGCGGGCACCGATACCTCGCGCATCCAGACGCGGGCGGACAAGAAAGGCGATCGCTGGATCGTCAACGGCCGCAAGGTGTGGACCACCAATGCCCAGCACGCCAATCGCATCCTGCTTCTCGCGCGCACGAGCGACCGCGATCCCGCCCGGCCGCTCAAGGGCATGACCCTCTTCTTCACCGAGTTCAACCGCCAGGCCATCGCGGTGCGCGTGATCGAGAAGCTCGGCCGCGCCGCCGTGGACTCCAACGAGATCTTCATCGACAACCTCGAGGTGCCCGAGGCCGACGTGGTGGGCACGGTGGGCGACGGCTTCTATCACCTGATCGACTCCCTCAATCCGGAGCGCATCGTGATCGGCATCGAGGCCGTGGGCATCGGGCGGGCCGCCCTCGAGCGGGCGGTGCAGTACGCCAAGGAGCGCGTCGTCTTCGACCGGCCCATCGGGAAGAACCAGGCCATCGCGCATCCGCTCGCCTTGGCATTGGCCCAGCTCGATGCCGCGGAGATGATGTGCCTCAAGGCGGCCTGGCTCTTCGACACGGGCCGGCCCTGCGGGCGCGAGGCCAATGCCGCCAAGCTCCTGGCCGCGGAGGCGGGCTTTCAGGCCTGCGACGCGGCCCTGCAGACCTTCGGCGGGTATGGCTATGCCAAGGAGTTCCACGTCGAGCGTCTGTGGCGCGAGATCCGTCTCTACAAGATCGCGCCCATCTCGCAGCAGATGGCCCTGAACTACCTCTCCGAGCACGTGCTGGGGCTGCCCCGCTCGTACTGATGCCGCTGACCCTCTCCACCATCGACCGGGCCTACGACGCACCCGACGCGGACACCATCGCCAAGGTTCTGGGCTCGCTCGATGGCCGGCGCGATGTCTTTGCCACCCTGGCCCGCGCCGAGGAGACGTATCTCCAGGCCACGGGGAGCGCCACCGCCGGCTTCATGCTGACCAATCAGCAGGGCTCGCTGACCCAGCGCTACCGGACGGTGGGCGTCTCCGTGCCGCTCGAGCGGACCGTCGAGATCTTCGTCCAGTACTCCCTGGGGGACGAGCAGTGGCGGCAGGCCGTGGCCTGGGAGCCCGATCAAGTCGAGGTACCCCAGGTCGCCTGGTACGAATCCTGGCTCGTGTACATCATCGGCTTTTCCCTCGTGATCGCCCTCTTCGTCTGGTGGCGCGGCTGGTGGTAACTGTGCCGATGCTTGGATAAGGCTCGGCTCATCCTGTAGGCTACGCTCATGAAATCATCAGTGACCGGGCTACTCCTGTGCGTGCTGCTGGTCTGGGCGACAGGCGCGCTCGCTGAGGCGCCGGACACCGTGTTCCTGGAGGAGCTGACCTGGACGGAGATCCGCGATCGGATACAAGCCGGGGAAACGACGGCCATAGTCCCGATCGGAGGGACCGAGCAGAACGGTCCGCACATGGCGGTGGGCAAGCACAACGTGCGGGTGAAGGTGCTCTCCGACAAAGTCGCGCGCACGCTGGGCAACGCTCTGGTGGCGCCCGTGCTCGCCTATGTGCCGGAAGGCCAGGTCAGTCCGCCCACCGGGCACATGAGGTTCCCCGGCACGCTCACCGTGCCCGACGATGTTTTCCAGCGGGTTGTCGAGTACGCGGCGCGGAGTCTCAAGCTTCACGGCTTCCGCCACATCGTGCTCCTGGGCGATCACGGATCCACCCAGTCCGGCCAGAGCGCGGTGGCGATGCGGTTGAACCGGGAATGGGCGGCGACGCCCGTACGGGTCCACGCCGTTGGAGAGTACTATCGAGCGAGCCAGGACGAGTTTCACCAGCTCCTGAAGGCGAAGGGCTATCGGGACGACGAGCTGGGCAGCCACGCCTCCCTCGCGGATACCTCCCTCATGCTCGCCGTCGATCCCCGCCTGGTGAGGATGGACCGCCTGCGCCGCGGGACGGGGCTCGCGGGGGACGGCGTGGATGGCGATCCAAGGCGAGCGAGCGCGGAGCTGGGCCGGCTCGGAGTGGAGGCCATCGTGGCTCGTACGGTCAGTGCGGTCAAGACCGCGATCGCACGTCCATAGGATCGGCACGAGAAAGGCGAAGTGAACCGAAGCGTCGATTGCGGAGCGTGAGAAGTGCCTGTCCCGTCACTGAGTGATACCTGGCGTCGTCCCCTTGCCGTGATCTGCCTCGCGGCCGCCGTGTCCTGGGGGTATGGCGACGCGGCCGCGCAGCAGCCCGCCCGGGCGGTGGAGACAGTGCCGGGGATGCCCCCCGTGGTGGACCCGAGCAATCTCTACAGCGAGACACGCGCGGAAAAGATGAGCCCCGTGGCGGCCGTAGCCCCGGCGCGCGTCTACGTTCCCAACCTGAAATCGAATGAGGTGTACGTGATCGACCCCGCCACCCTCAAGGTGGTGGACAGGTTCCGCGTCGGCATCAATCCCCAGCACGTCGTCCCCTCGTACGATCTCAAGACGCTCTGGGTGACCAACAACGCGGAGGGCCGCACGGACGGAAGCCTGACCCCGATCGACCCCATGACGGGCAAGCCGGGCCGGGCCATTCCCGTCGATGATCCCTACAACATGTACTTCACCCCCGACGGCCGCTCGGCCGTGGTGGTGGCCGAGGCGCTGAAGCGGCTCGATTTTCGCGATCCCCAGACCATGACGCTCCAGAGCTCGCTCTCGGTGCCGCAATGCGCGGGGATCAATCATGCCGACTTTTCCATGGACGGGCGCTTCGCCATCTTCACCTGCGAGTTCCAGGGCAGCCTGGCCAAGGTCGACATGGCCCACCGCAAGGTGCTGGGATATCTCAAGCTGTCCCGGGGCGGCATGCCCCAGGACATCCGCGTGTCCCCCGACGGCAAGGTCTTCTTCGTGGCCGACATGCGGGCCGACGGGATCTTCGTGATCGACGGCGAGACCTTCAAGGAGATCGATTTCATCAAGACCGGAAAGGGCACGCACGGCCTCTACCCGAGCCGGGACGGGACCAAGCTCTACGTGTCCAACCGCGGCTCGAATCACGTGCATGGGCCGCCCCGCGGCAAGGGCAGCGTCTCCGTGGTCGACTTCGCCACGCGCCGGATCGAGGCGAACTGGCCCATTCCGGGGGGCGGGAGCCCCGACATGGGGAACGTGAGCACCGACGGGAAGCAGCTCTGGCTCTCCGGGCGGTATGACGACGTCGTCTACGTCTTCGACACCGCGACCGGCAAGGTGACCAAGATCCCCGTGGGCAAGGAGCCTCACGGCCTCACGGTCTGGCCCCAGCCCGGCCGCTACTCCCTCGGCCACACCGGCAACATGCGCTGAGGCCGCTGAAAAAGGCCCATCTGCAGGAGTGCGGCCCCCATATCCCGTCAACGCAGAGTCCCAGACCGCCTGCTCGGAGGACCCAGTGATGGAGCGCAGAATATTCATGGCGGTGATGGCAGGCGGCCTTCTCGCCGCGCCGCTCGCCGCCGAGGGGCAGCAGGCGGGGAAGATTCTCCGAATAGGCTTTCTGTCACCGAGCTCTCCTTCTGACTCGCGAAATCCGCTTCGGCTCGGAGCTCTCCAGGAAGGCCTGCGCGAGCTGGGTTATGTGGA
This genomic stretch from Candidatus Methylomirabilota bacterium harbors:
- a CDS encoding metal-dependent transcriptional regulator produces the protein METTPAIQDYLGAIYDLAGSDKPVIGARLARHMHISAPSITEALRRMQREGYVRVAGKKEIRLTPKGLDIALTMARRHRLIERWLTDVLGLDWSRAHDEAHRLEHALSPVVEERLATILGMPSTCPHGNPIPGMPEPEAHNPIPLSQAPAGSTFVVERITEEAEADRQLLRFLWESGIRPGSRLTVTEVAPYAGTISVDLEGRIITMGLVASHKIWVYDPQEPAPRRKPARLRAARKAAR
- a CDS encoding creatininase family protein, which gives rise to MKSSVTGLLLCVLLVWATGALAEAPDTVFLEELTWTEIRDRIQAGETTAIVPIGGTEQNGPHMAVGKHNVRVKVLSDKVARTLGNALVAPVLAYVPEGQVSPPTGHMRFPGTLTVPDDVFQRVVEYAARSLKLHGFRHIVLLGDHGSTQSGQSAVAMRLNREWAATPVRVHAVGEYYRASQDEFHQLLKAKGYRDDELGSHASLADTSLMLAVDPRLVRMDRLRRGTGLAGDGVDGDPRRASAELGRLGVEAIVARTVSAVKTAIARP
- a CDS encoding N-acyl homoserine lactonase family protein, producing the protein MSVQALYALQNGFMGFEKSGLFFGERSAERVRIPIACYLIKTSDTAILFDTGLSPRAVPGLLRNDSLADFTEADLLVNRLDSVGIEPENVDVVVLSHLHFDHAGGTFLFAKSELVAQQDEYAYASYPAGFFSGYYYKKNFDLPGYRWRLLDGDTEIVPGVTALRSDGHTPGHQSLLIELPQTGPVILAGDCCYWQESIDKEIPPGVVWDPTRAMHSIKRLKTVARLMNGRIFPSHDPVFWASAIKAPDAYR
- a CDS encoding YncE family protein, coding for MPPVVDPSNLYSETRAEKMSPVAAVAPARVYVPNLKSNEVYVIDPATLKVVDRFRVGINPQHVVPSYDLKTLWVTNNAEGRTDGSLTPIDPMTGKPGRAIPVDDPYNMYFTPDGRSAVVVAEALKRLDFRDPQTMTLQSSLSVPQCAGINHADFSMDGRFAIFTCEFQGSLAKVDMAHRKVLGYLKLSRGGMPQDIRVSPDGKVFFVADMRADGIFVIDGETFKEIDFIKTGKGTHGLYPSRDGTKLYVSNRGSNHVHGPPRGKGSVSVVDFATRRIEANWPIPGGGSPDMGNVSTDGKQLWLSGRYDDVVYVFDTATGKVTKIPVGKEPHGLTVWPQPGRYSLGHTGNMR
- a CDS encoding acyl-CoA dehydrogenase family protein, which codes for MDFALTEQQELIRKEVAALARTFSLNYWLEKDRKAEYPTEFVKAFADNGWLGLMIPEAYGGAGLGVTEAALMLHEICASGAGTSGASPIHFYCFPPEPVVRYGTDELKNRELPKIVTGETVMAFGVTEPNAGTDTSRIQTRADKKGDRWIVNGRKVWTTNAQHANRILLLARTSDRDPARPLKGMTLFFTEFNRQAIAVRVIEKLGRAAVDSNEIFIDNLEVPEADVVGTVGDGFYHLIDSLNPERIVIGIEAVGIGRAALERAVQYAKERVVFDRPIGKNQAIAHPLALALAQLDAAEMMCLKAAWLFDTGRPCGREANAAKLLAAEAGFQACDAALQTFGGYGYAKEFHVERLWREIRLYKIAPISQQMALNYLSEHVLGLPRSY